A region of Puniceicoccus vermicola DNA encodes the following proteins:
- a CDS encoding sulfatase family protein, with protein sequence MRERNPRNVLLICVDQMRAEHLGCVGHPNVRTPNLDRLAARGIRFSNSYCNNPICMPARTTMFTGLMQRDHGVRINGQQAHPGLHYLPQIFKDAGYRTHAAGKLHLTPYVPKLDQPDPQRFPEDLEAWNRGNFSEFTTPYFGFDTVDFVGGHTSFVFGEYIHWLKSKGGDPEMLKPNNARKPACAAANCYRMALPAELHYNRYITDSTIRHIDSCAAENASFFTFCSIPDPHFPVAPPAPYDTLYNPDDVKLPPPSETERLPPIYQQVHEGKIHPSGTDNSGLTEAKRREMLALTFGMITHLDTEIGRVLDTLDRHGLWENTVVAFVSDHGDMMGDQGLLWKAFYTFDGCIRIPTIVAAPETPGGLVSDSLICQMDLLPTLLDFADLPLPGSEWREKPTPFERGSVQPLNLLGGRSWRSLLSDPEKTIRDSVVIENDEPSTGLRPRCLVTPEFRLTVYAGQSWGEMFDRVKDPFERRNLWDDPKFQSTKAALLQKLMDAYTQETPWLPIPPWNS encoded by the coding sequence GCGGGCGGAGCATTTGGGGTGCGTCGGACATCCGAATGTTCGAACGCCCAACCTGGATCGTCTCGCAGCACGAGGCATCCGATTCTCGAACTCGTACTGCAACAACCCTATCTGTATGCCGGCGCGCACGACGATGTTCACCGGCTTGATGCAGCGCGACCATGGGGTTCGGATCAACGGACAACAGGCGCATCCCGGACTTCACTATCTGCCCCAGATCTTCAAAGACGCCGGCTACCGAACCCATGCGGCCGGCAAACTTCACCTAACCCCCTACGTTCCCAAACTCGACCAGCCGGATCCGCAACGTTTTCCGGAAGACCTCGAAGCTTGGAACCGGGGGAATTTTTCCGAGTTCACGACGCCCTATTTCGGTTTTGATACCGTCGATTTTGTCGGCGGCCATACCAGTTTCGTATTCGGAGAATACATCCACTGGCTCAAATCAAAGGGTGGCGACCCGGAAATGCTCAAGCCCAACAATGCACGAAAACCAGCCTGTGCGGCGGCAAACTGCTACCGCATGGCATTGCCCGCCGAGCTCCACTACAACCGCTACATCACGGACTCGACCATCCGTCACATTGATTCTTGTGCGGCCGAGAACGCCTCGTTTTTCACCTTTTGCTCGATTCCTGATCCCCATTTTCCGGTGGCTCCTCCGGCGCCGTACGACACGTTGTACAATCCGGACGACGTAAAGCTACCGCCACCCTCCGAAACGGAACGGCTGCCGCCGATTTACCAACAGGTGCACGAGGGTAAAATCCATCCGAGCGGAACCGATAACTCCGGGCTCACGGAAGCGAAACGCCGGGAAATGCTGGCACTGACATTCGGGATGATTACCCACCTGGACACGGAAATCGGGCGCGTTCTCGATACTCTGGACCGGCACGGACTTTGGGAAAACACGGTGGTGGCCTTCGTATCCGACCACGGCGACATGATGGGCGACCAGGGGCTGCTCTGGAAAGCCTTCTACACCTTCGATGGCTGTATCCGCATTCCCACGATCGTAGCGGCACCGGAAACACCCGGCGGACTCGTAAGCGATTCCCTTATCTGTCAAATGGACTTGCTGCCGACCCTTTTGGATTTCGCGGACCTGCCTCTACCGGGCAGCGAATGGCGCGAGAAGCCTACCCCCTTCGAACGGGGCAGCGTCCAACCGCTAAACCTTCTCGGGGGAAGGAGCTGGCGGTCCTTGCTCAGCGATCCGGAAAAAACGATTCGCGACTCGGTGGTGATTGAGAATGACGAGCCCAGCACCGGCCTACGACCGCGCTGCCTCGTGACACCCGAATTTCGTCTGACCGTCTACGCAGGCCAATCCTGGGGAGAAATGTTTGATCGGGTAAAGGACCCCTTCGAGCGCCGTAACCTTTGGGATGACCCCAAATTTCAATCCACCAAGGCTGCCCTGCTGCAGAAGCTTATGGATGCCTACACACAGGAGACCCCCTGGCTCCCGATTCCGCCTTGGAATTCCTGA